The following proteins are encoded in a genomic region of Corticium candelabrum chromosome 11, ooCorCand1.1, whole genome shotgun sequence:
- the LOC134186439 gene encoding calmodulin-regulated spectrin-associated protein 2-like, protein MEYDPVKGKFRASLRWLYSLVHQADGNVLDTPEKTVTVEHPFVIVQQCVQVRQEIVNDLTQGGLYCTACHAVFTSQLERKPTDVSEVIQNLARRGFYVSVGDEEVEVDEDVLCQRNPFSEVSHVALIDALMTAQMTKIVSIEHVVHTVKKYGSFNASKELPFDLEDALLLWVNKVCHFAVKQHIESLQSNDATTSSARCRRRLRAKVGHLQVPFMDDLGRDLRDGRCLGVLTSFFLPDLLDIQALKLSDDLTQDNMKGNVQLVKIALDKKFVAFPLAVPLSVEDVVESSLVLKQNIVSLVVQLFDWFEAKQISKGLERPLIQTHGQLTDKSSGHSLVATDVPENQSLDSNTIVTHTRHSHVQKRFTGVEKPPLPKCRQPEGKREKQSFQECLVEQVSEKTVNNGSHGIVIHGVSQGVQSNFEGKELKVHPAHWRHVPLKRGRWMSKSLDSFQKDLPVRIEGLTISNNTDSKYSGPETCLTAGKQEDVVADLVASSMQSSNLNETFSCNHESEIVDDQNTNDFAIFEGSEETKMVQNEVENKTENRVELYANDVSTAVESDALVVSDMTVGDNVRCKSSIHHEPDQKHSVVDKKIADIDEVLDDEIVVSQQLVVETNKHETVLTKGQCVEPLEGQIANPHTEQNERDIDNESSKLSPELLVLRLKLEEKRRTIEQERLQLEAQWEEHKRRVSEVALLEALRRAKTATSTPTRKPSLVLSSGQSVVQRNKWLENGEGGVGRKQQTVAETVSSQSCHEKVVPVRVPVTSAADNEEMALRQGTGGTDLFMASTAAGIADEHIVTSRDHENHASPILSERKRLEEKYDTGETISLNQSSSQLTSTVLQSGGHHPSLQLQPEESLDKGAGIDKSVGFFVGGWGNEDNKISSDELERRKARLLQSRQKQLDVEREKRQAEVEKRKQRASMKCAEQERLRKQKEEEQARIRDEQEAKELAQIEILSLAQKRQKTRLVHSTQPKRAGRANEFDSANQQESRMLGQTMVIGSESGAENSSKTGVEAALSSPVSDAVSWQSKIPTRSNRQLIQNAVSHVCLAGDVNSHLKDKVLEVLDESEAAHFLILFRDGSGKKFRALYAYEPDTNQLHRLCGKGPRLVDSKMIAELYKYNSGSKSFQVIQSTTLSLSVDAFTIDSQLWQTKRGKSARKL, encoded by the exons ATGGAGTACGACCCTGTAAAG GGTAAATTTCGCGCCAGTTTGCGGTGGCTGTATTCTTTGGTTCACCAGGCAGACGGAAATGTGCTGGACACACCAGAGAAGACGGTTACTGTCGAACACCCATTCGTCATTGTTCAA CAATGTGTACAAGTGCGGCAAGAAATCGTCAACGACCTCACACAAGGCGGTCTCTACTGCACTGCATGTCATGCTGTGTTTACTAGCCAGTTGGAACGAAAGCCAACCGATGTGTCCGAAGTAATACAAAACCTTGCTCGTAGAGGATTTTATGTTTCAGTGGGTGATGAAGAGGTAGAAGTTGATGAAGATGTCCTTTGTCAAAGAAATCCATTCAGTGAG GTGTCTCATGTTGCTCTTATTGACGCATTGATGACTGCACAAATGACCAAAATTGTGTCAATAGAACATGTTGTACACACTGTGAAAAAGTATGGATCATTCAATGCTTCAAAAGAATTGCCATTTGATCTTGAAGATGCTTTACTATTGTGGGTCAACAAAGTATGTCACTTTGCTGTCAAACAACACATTGAGTCATTACAAAGCAACGATGCTACGACGTCAAGTGCTCGTTGCAGACGAAGATTGAGAGCCAAAGTAGGGCATTTGCAAGTTCCATTTATGGACGACTTGGGAAGGGATTTGAGAGATGGCAGATGTCTTGGGGTACTAACCAGCTTTTTTCTTCCCGATTTATTGGATATTCAAG CTTTAAAGCTTTCTGATGATCTTACGCAAGACAACATGAAGGGAAATGTGCAATTGGTGAAGATTGCACTGGACAAGAAGTTTGTTGCATTCCCTTTAGCAGTTCCATTGTCAGTTGAGGATGTTGTTGAGTCGTCTCTTGTTCTCAAACAAAATATTGTATCTTTGGTTGTTCAACTGTTTGACTGGTTTGAAGCAAAACAAATAAGCAAGGGTCTTGAAAGGCCACTCATTCAGACGCATGGTCAATTGACAGATAAATCATCAGGTCACTCGCTGGTCGCCACAGATGTGCCAGAAAACCAGAGTTTGGACTCAAATACTATTGTTACTCATACGAGACACAGTCATGTGCAAAAACGGTTCACAGGTGTAGAAAAGCCTCCACTACCAAAATGTCGTCAGCCTGAAGGTAAGCGAGAGAAACAATCTTTTCAAGAATGTTTGGTAGAACAAGTCTCAGAAAAGACAGTTAACAATGGCAGTCATGGTATTGTCATACATGGAGTTTCACAGGGAGTTCAATCAAACTTTGAAGGTAAAGAGCTAAAGGTGCATCCTGCACATTGGAGACATGTACCATTGAAACGTGGTCGATGGATGTCTAAGAGTCTGGACAGTTTTCAAAAAGACCTGCCAGTGAGAATAGAAGGGTTGACTATAAGTAATAATACTGACAGCAAATATAGTGGACCAGAGACATGCCTGACAGCAGGAAAACAGGAGGACGTTGTTGCTGACCTTGTTGCTTCAAGTATGCAGTCAAGCAATCTAAATGAAACATTCAGCTGCAATCATGAATCAGAAATTGTAGATGATCAAAATACCAATGACTTCGCCATATTTGAGGGAAGTGAGGAGACGAAAATGGTACAAAATGAAGtagaaaacaaaacagaaaatagAGTAGAGTTGTATGCAAATGATGTCAGTACTGCTGTAGAGAGCGATGCCCTAGTTGTGTCAGACATGACCGTTGGTGACAATGTAAGATGTAAATCTTCCATTCATCATGAACCAGATCAGAAACACTCGGTTGTAGATAAAAAAATTGCTGACATTGATGAGGTACTAGATGATGAAATTGTGGTTTCCCAACAACTGGTTgtagagacaaacaagcatGAGACAGTTTTAACAAAAGGTCAGTGTGTAGAGCCACTCGAAGGGCAAATTGCCAACCCACACACTGAGCAGAATGAAAGAGATATTGACAATGAATCTTCCAAGCTTTCTCCAGAACTATTGGTTCTTAGACTAAAATTGGAAGAGAAGAGACGGACAATAGAACAAGAGCGGTTACAGTTGGAAGCACAATGGGAAGAACACAAAAGACGTGTGAGTGAGGTAGCACTGTTGGAGGCTTTGCGGAGAGCAAAGACTGCAACGTCCACACCAACTAGAAAGCCCTCATTGGTTCTATCTAGCGGGCAAAGTGTCGTACAGAGGAACAAATGGTTAGAGAATGGCGAGGGAGGAGTAGGACGAAAGCAACAGACAGTTGCTGAGACAGTGTCTAGTCAGTCTTGTCACGAGAAGGTGGTGCCAGTTCGTGTTCCCGTTACATCAGCCGCAGACAATGAGGAGATGGCTCTGAGACAAGGAACTGGTGGTACTGACTTATTCATGGCTTCTACTGCTGCAGGTATAGCAGACGAACACATTGTGAcatcacgtgatcatgaaAACCATGCATCTCCCATTTTGTCTGAACGTAAGAGATTGGAAGAGAAATATGATACTGGTGAAACAATAAGCTTGAATCAATCGTCCAGTCAGTTGACATCGACGGTGTTGCAGTCAGGGGGACATCACCCATCACTTCAGCTACAACCAGAAGAGAGTTTGGATAAAGGAGCAGGTATTGACAAGTCTGTTGGGTTTTTTGTAGGAGGGTGGGGTAACGAAGACAACAAG ATTTCATCAGATGAGCTGGAACGTCGGAAAGCAAGACTGTTGCAGTCTAGACAAAAGCAGTTAGACGTCGAAAGGGAAAAGCGACAAGCTGAAGTTGAGAAGAGAAAGCAACGAGCAAG CATGAAGTGTGCCGAGCAAGAGAGATTGAGAAAGCAGAAGGAAGAGGAACAAGCCAGAATCAGGGACGAACAAGAAGCAAAAGAGTTGGCACAAATTGAAATACTGAGTCTAGCACAGAAACGTCAAAAGACCAGACTTGTTCACAGTACTCAACCGAAACGTGCAGGACGTGCCAATGAATTTGACAGCGCAAATCAACAAGAATCGAGGATGTTGGGGCAAACTATGGTGATTGGGTCTGAATCGGGTGCTGAAAATTCTTCAAAAACTGGAGTTGAGGCTGCATTGTCATCACCAGTGTCGGATGCAGTTAGTTGGCAGTCGAAGATTCCGACACGATCCAACAGGCAACTGATACAGAATGCTGTTAGTCACGTGTGTTTGGCTGGTGACGTCAATAGCCACCTGAAAGACAAAGTTCTTGAG GTACTAGATGAGTCCGAAGCAGCTCACTTTCTCATCCTGTTTCGAGATGGAAGCGGAAAAAAGTTTCGTGCCCTCTACGCTTATGAACCAGACACCAATCAA TTACACAGACTCTGTGGTAAAGGTCCAAGACTTGTCGATTCAAAGATGATTGCCGAGCTATACAA ATACAATAGCGGAAGCAAATCGTTCCAGGTGATCCAATCGACGACACTATCGTTGTCTGTCGATGCTTTCACAATCGACAGCCAACTGTGGCAGACAAAGCGTGGCAAGTCTGCTAGAAAACTGTAG